Proteins from a genomic interval of Desulfovibrio aminophilus DSM 12254:
- a CDS encoding MTH1187 family thiamine-binding protein, which yields MSAIVELSIFPLNKTGESLSPYVARVLAVIEASGLPYRLNPMGTCVEGHWDQVLAVVSDCMKELQKDSERVYLTFKADWKRGDAPRMGSKVASVEEKLGGGR from the coding sequence ATGAGCGCCATCGTCGAACTTTCCATCTTCCCCCTGAACAAGACAGGCGAAAGCCTTTCGCCCTACGTGGCCAGGGTTCTGGCCGTCATCGAGGCCTCCGGCCTGCCCTACCGGCTCAATCCCATGGGCACCTGCGTCGAAGGCCACTGGGACCAGGTTCTGGCCGTGGTCTCGGACTGCATGAAGGAATTGCAGAAGGACTCGGAGCGGGTCTACCTGACCTTCAAGGCCGACTGGAAACGCGGCGACGCCCCGCGCATGGGGTCCAAGGTGGCCTCGGTGGAGGAAAAACTCGGAGGCGGACGGTGA
- a CDS encoding flavodoxin family protein, producing the protein MNILCLLGSPRKKGNSADMARIFLDAAREAGAEVESVHLNGLEAKGCQACFACKGASEVCVLEDGLTPVLASARACDVLVLATPVYFGEVSAQLKTFIDRTFSFLTPEYARDKEHRSRLAPGKTLIFLIAQGHPREDLFADIFPRYQYFFNWLGFTKSHVVRACGVYHPGDVPARPDLVKELAALGRRIVSGT; encoded by the coding sequence GTGAACATTCTCTGCCTGCTCGGCAGCCCCCGCAAGAAGGGCAACAGCGCGGACATGGCCCGGATCTTCCTCGACGCGGCCCGGGAGGCCGGGGCCGAGGTGGAAAGCGTGCATCTCAACGGCCTGGAGGCCAAGGGCTGCCAAGCCTGCTTCGCCTGCAAGGGCGCGTCCGAGGTCTGCGTGCTGGAGGACGGGCTGACCCCGGTGCTGGCATCGGCCCGAGCCTGCGACGTCCTCGTCCTGGCCACGCCGGTCTATTTCGGCGAGGTTTCGGCCCAACTCAAGACCTTCATCGACCGGACCTTCTCCTTCCTCACCCCGGAGTACGCCCGGGACAAGGAACACCGCTCCCGCCTGGCTCCAGGCAAGACCCTGATCTTCCTCATCGCCCAGGGGCATCCCAGGGAAGACCTCTTCGCGGACATCTTCCCCCGTTACCAGTACTTCTTCAACTGGCTCGGCTTCACCAAAAGCCACGTCGTTCGGGCCTGCGGCGTCTACCATCCCGGCGACGTCCCGGCACGGCCGGACCTCGTGAAGGAACTCGCCGCCCTGGGGCGGCGGATCGTGTCCGGGACGTAG
- a CDS encoding radical SAM/SPASM domain-containing protein: MEYYMPGPEDTLWRKFVRWRKHRQLPRPRFPRAIQIQTDSRCNADCVFCGWHHTKGSQPQGRMDDALFRKLVDECGGHWIGRISPYLMNEPLLDSNMPDKIAYINKRRKFVTKTKINSNGALLSEGMSEGLIDAGLRHLWISVQGYSEETYRQSMGLSLSKVLGNIDKFLEIRARKKKDLPKLTITTLKTTIVENELEYAKKYWADRNVRFKIHHVDNRSGKDISHLGTAAPQLRRNCDLFLKQAYVLYNGDVIICCHDWKRTVVLGNVGEQSLYDIWNSPRFLELIRQYQAGDFRNLKLCASCTVT; this comes from the coding sequence ATGGAATACTACATGCCCGGCCCCGAGGATACGCTCTGGCGCAAGTTCGTGCGCTGGCGCAAGCACCGGCAACTGCCCCGGCCGCGCTTTCCCCGGGCCATCCAGATTCAGACCGACAGCCGCTGCAACGCCGATTGCGTGTTTTGCGGCTGGCACCACACCAAGGGCAGCCAGCCCCAGGGCCGCATGGACGACGCCCTGTTCCGCAAGCTCGTGGACGAGTGCGGGGGCCACTGGATCGGCCGCATCAGCCCGTACCTGATGAACGAGCCGCTGCTGGACTCGAATATGCCCGACAAGATCGCCTACATCAACAAGCGCCGGAAGTTCGTCACCAAGACGAAGATCAACAGCAACGGCGCACTCCTCAGCGAGGGCATGAGCGAGGGGCTCATCGACGCGGGCTTGCGGCATCTCTGGATCAGCGTGCAGGGCTATTCCGAGGAGACCTATCGCCAGAGCATGGGCCTGTCGCTCTCCAAGGTTCTCGGAAACATCGACAAGTTCCTGGAGATTCGGGCGCGCAAGAAGAAGGATCTGCCCAAGCTGACCATCACCACGCTCAAGACCACCATCGTGGAGAACGAGCTGGAGTACGCCAAGAAATATTGGGCCGATCGGAACGTGCGCTTCAAGATCCATCACGTGGACAACCGCTCGGGCAAGGACATCTCGCATCTCGGCACGGCCGCGCCCCAACTGCGGCGCAACTGCGACCTGTTCCTTAAACAGGCGTACGTGCTCTACAACGGCGACGTGATCATCTGCTGCCACGACTGGAAGCGCACCGTGGTTCTCGGCAATGTGGGCGAACAGTCCCTCTACGACATCTGGAACTCGCCGCGCTTCCTGGAGCTCATCCGGCAATACCAGGCCGGGGACTTCCGCAACCTGAAGCTCTGCGCCTCCTGCACCGTGACCTGA
- a CDS encoding radical SAM/SPASM domain-containing protein, which yields MPEKSRNSSNELEKSQTLRSLNQQVNAIECANNLPICLSRPLNLGLDISGACNIKCIFCLAENGRKLRSDPDAFREPEWLDHFDELLPYINKGIFSSYEALLNPKIDQFIRKMRAHCAPFEIFTNGNALTPEMSEFLLSHGLSSVWCSFHGAERATYEGIMRGSDYEGVLRNLVHLKLQARRINPAFRLTLVFCAMGRTIQELPRYVDLAHRVDAKEIQVNYLLVTTPAHQLDDEAVIFHRDRYDHFVLHAKLKAAKLGIQLNHQPTFFDWKPTQTGGPCARPWQHMNVSKDGVVTVCCGGASGIGNLFTDGFHKVWNGKVMQAFRRRVNSDNPPAACRTCTRGRENPLDVRSHLTYLRGLSEEQVQARLEELGLARPESQALTA from the coding sequence ATGCCCGAGAAGTCGCGCAATTCGTCGAACGAACTGGAAAAGAGCCAGACGCTGCGGAGCCTCAACCAACAGGTCAACGCCATCGAGTGCGCCAATAATCTGCCGATCTGCCTGTCCCGGCCGCTCAATCTCGGTCTGGACATCTCCGGCGCCTGCAACATCAAGTGCATCTTCTGCCTGGCCGAAAACGGCCGCAAGCTCCGATCCGATCCCGACGCCTTCCGGGAACCGGAATGGCTGGACCACTTCGACGAACTGCTGCCCTACATCAACAAGGGCATTTTTTCCTCCTACGAGGCCTTGCTCAATCCGAAGATCGACCAGTTCATCCGCAAGATGCGCGCCCATTGCGCCCCCTTCGAGATCTTCACCAACGGCAACGCCCTGACCCCGGAAATGTCCGAATTCCTCCTGAGCCACGGCCTGAGTTCGGTCTGGTGCTCCTTCCACGGAGCCGAACGCGCGACCTACGAGGGCATCATGCGCGGCTCGGACTACGAGGGGGTGCTCCGCAACCTGGTGCATCTCAAGCTCCAGGCGCGGCGCATCAATCCGGCCTTCCGGCTCACCCTGGTCTTCTGCGCCATGGGCCGCACCATCCAGGAGCTGCCGCGCTATGTGGACTTGGCCCATCGCGTGGACGCCAAGGAAATTCAGGTGAACTACCTGCTGGTGACCACTCCCGCGCACCAACTGGACGACGAGGCCGTGATCTTCCATCGCGACCGCTACGACCATTTCGTGCTGCACGCCAAACTCAAGGCCGCCAAGCTGGGCATCCAGCTCAACCACCAGCCCACCTTCTTCGACTGGAAGCCGACCCAGACCGGCGGGCCCTGCGCCCGCCCCTGGCAGCACATGAACGTCTCCAAGGACGGCGTGGTCACGGTCTGCTGCGGCGGGGCCTCGGGCATCGGCAACCTCTTCACCGACGGCTTCCACAAGGTCTGGAACGGCAAGGTCATGCAGGCCTTCCGCCGCCGCGTGAATTCCGACAATCCTCCGGCCGCCTGCCGCACATGCACTCGGGGCCGGGAAAACCCCCTCGACGTGCGCAGCCACCTGACCTACCTGCGCGGCCTGAGCGAAGAACAGGTGCAGGCCCGGCTTGAGGAGTTGGGGCTGGCTCGACCGGAATCCCAGGCGTTGACGGCCTGA